A region of the Oscillatoria sp. FACHB-1406 genome:
TACGAATTACGAATTACGAATTACGAATTACGAATTACGAATTACGAATTACGAATTACGAATTACGAATTACGAATTACGAATTACGAATTACGAATTACGAATTATAGCTGGGAGCGGGACAAAGACGTTAATCGCTTCCGGAACGACCTTAAATTGAGCGGGAGTGCGAGTCGTAATTTCGCCGTCGGTATTAATGTGCCGATGCTTGCGCGTATGGATTTCAATGTGCTGCCCTTCAAGGCGACGCATCCATTTAGGATTGAGGGTTTGCCCTTTCCATAAAGCGGGCAGAATCGCAAGCGTTTGCCACCAATGTTCGACTTCAATACTACATAAATCCAAACGGCGATCGGAGATACTTGCATCTTCAACAATGCTCAATCCGCCGCCGAAATAACGACCGTTGCCGACAGCGATTTGCAGGGTTTTGACTGAATAAGTTTCATCATTGCAGTGAATTTGGGCATGGAAGGGTCGCGATCGCGCGATAACCTTAAAAGCAGTCAAAGCATAGGCAAGCGCGCCCCAGCGTCGTTTAGCGTCCTTCGAGAGTTGCTTGGTAATCTTAACGCTCAACC
Encoded here:
- a CDS encoding lipid kinase produces the protein MTEPKRALLLINPHARQNHKDTSGKGKGGRKACIRQLQAMGFSVVEPLREQSSDKHEQDYSELIRQYRHEVDLVIVGGGDGTLNSAIAGLIDTQLPLGILPLGTANDLARTLEIPNNIETACQIIAANCTRRIDVGVVNGQYFFNVASLGLSVKITKQLSKDAKRRWGALAYALTAFKVIARSRPFHAQIHCNDETYSVKTLQIAVGNGRYFGGGLSIVEDASISDRRLDLCSIEVEHWWQTLAILPALWKGQTLNPKWMRRLEGQHIEIHTRKHRHINTDGEITTRTPAQFKVVPEAINVFVPLPAIIRNS